In one window of Aceticella autotrophica DNA:
- a CDS encoding small, acid-soluble spore protein, alpha/beta type, whose protein sequence is MSRRHNLMSEELKAELAKELGVYDTVKTEGWGSVSSRNCGNLVRLAIEKAEKSMVQNKKS, encoded by the coding sequence ATGAGTAGACGTCATAATCTCATGTCTGAGGAGCTTAAGGCTGAATTAGCGAAAGAGTTGGGCGTTTACGATACAGTAAAGACCGAAGGTTGGGGTAGTGTATCATCTCGTAACTGCGGTAATCTCGTAAGGCTTGCCATAGAGAAAGCAGAGAAAAGCATGGTACAGAACAAAAAATCATAG
- a CDS encoding Ku protein — protein sequence MRSMWKGAISFGLVSIPIKLYTATEDHTIHFRQLHRDCKSPIKYEKICPICNRSVSDDEIVRGYEYEPGKFVIIDDEDLERIPMSTVKSIDIVDFTDMGQIDPIYYDKTYFIVPEDIGTKPYILLIDSMKATNRVAIAKVVIRSKQDLACIRVYNEKYMVMETMHFPDEIKSTTQLPPLREVSLHEDEMKMAKQLIDTLTSEFKPEKYDDNYRKSLIEIIESKIQNRNVEIHEKAPAADNVLDLVSALKASIESVKNENEEKPKRGRKRKGA from the coding sequence ATGCGCTCAATGTGGAAAGGTGCAATAAGTTTTGGACTTGTAAGTATCCCGATAAAATTGTATACAGCAACAGAAGACCATACGATACATTTTAGACAGCTTCATAGAGACTGTAAGTCGCCAATAAAATATGAAAAAATATGCCCTATATGCAACAGGTCTGTTTCTGATGACGAAATAGTACGAGGGTATGAATATGAGCCCGGCAAATTCGTAATTATAGATGATGAAGACTTAGAGAGAATACCCATGTCAACAGTTAAAAGCATTGACATAGTAGATTTTACCGATATGGGGCAGATAGATCCTATATATTATGATAAAACATATTTTATAGTGCCGGAAGACATTGGAACTAAGCCATATATTCTTTTGATAGATTCAATGAAAGCCACAAACCGTGTTGCGATAGCAAAGGTTGTAATAAGGTCAAAGCAGGACCTTGCATGTATAAGAGTATATAATGAAAAATACATGGTTATGGAAACAATGCATTTTCCTGATGAAATAAAAAGTACAACGCAGCTTCCTCCTTTAAGAGAAGTCAGCTTACATGAGGATGAAATGAAAATGGCAAAACAGCTGATTGATACACTTACATCTGAATTTAAACCTGAAAAGTATGATGATAATTATAGAAAATCACTTATTGAAATTATTGAGTCAAAGATACAGAATAGGAATGTAGAAATCCACGAAAAAGCACCTGCAGCTGATAATGTTCTTGACTTAGTAAGCGCTTTAAAAGCGAGTATTGAATCGGTAAAAAATGAAAATGAAGAAAAACCAAAAAGAGGCCGCAAAAGAAAAGGTGCATAA
- the ypeB gene encoding germination protein YpeB, which produces MKKNISTVFMLLLLIVVAAWGYNQYMQKVSYHRYLQAQYDRSFYQLVDNVENIETSTGKLMVSSQNNTAVPILSDIWRQSFSGQEHLNQLPIGQPEIDNTSKFLVQIGDYTYSLTKKVADGEKLSKDDLNTLAELHNYAVYLGKNLQDLRKKIQGGYELGNLSKKGSKKMAEINNKILDVKMNTVNQQMSNYPTLIYDGPFSESQAKLTPKGITGFDVSYDHAVSIARKFLDKPIEKAIKYSPNNGKINAYGVELKTSNKMPSIYLNVSKKGGHVLWMMDQRAISKVNISKAQAINYAQKFLKKHGFKNMENTYSIKANGTEQFNFTPVVEGIRIYPDIVKVKVALDNGDIVGFDATPYYMSHTERKLEKPKLKENEAQEKVSKNLKVETSRLCLIPLESGKEVLAYEFKGTYGGDMFYVYINALNGREEKILKVIKTDQGNLTM; this is translated from the coding sequence CCGTTTTTATGCTATTGCTGCTTATAGTAGTTGCGGCATGGGGTTACAATCAATATATGCAGAAGGTTTCATATCACAGGTATTTACAGGCGCAATATGACAGGTCCTTTTACCAACTTGTAGACAATGTTGAAAATATTGAAACATCAACAGGGAAATTGATGGTTTCATCACAAAATAATACTGCAGTGCCTATTTTAAGTGATATATGGAGACAGTCTTTTTCCGGGCAGGAGCATTTAAACCAGCTTCCCATAGGGCAGCCGGAGATAGACAATACATCAAAATTTCTTGTACAGATTGGCGATTACACTTACAGCTTGACAAAGAAGGTTGCAGATGGTGAAAAATTATCCAAGGATGACCTTAATACACTTGCAGAATTACATAATTATGCGGTATATCTTGGGAAAAATTTACAGGATTTAAGAAAGAAAATACAAGGAGGATACGAGCTTGGCAATCTGAGTAAAAAAGGAAGCAAGAAAATGGCGGAAATTAATAATAAAATACTTGATGTTAAAATGAATACCGTAAATCAGCAGATGTCAAATTACCCTACGTTAATTTATGATGGACCATTTTCTGAAAGTCAAGCAAAATTAACCCCTAAAGGAATAACCGGCTTTGATGTTTCATACGATCATGCGGTATCAATTGCAAGGAAATTTTTAGATAAACCTATAGAGAAGGCAATTAAGTATAGTCCCAATAATGGAAAAATAAATGCATATGGAGTGGAACTTAAGACAAGCAATAAAATGCCATCAATATATTTAAATGTCAGTAAAAAAGGCGGACATGTATTATGGATGATGGACCAGCGTGCCATATCAAAGGTTAATATTTCTAAGGCACAAGCAATAAATTATGCACAAAAATTTCTAAAAAAACATGGTTTCAAAAATATGGAAAACACATATTCTATTAAAGCAAATGGTACGGAACAGTTTAATTTTACACCTGTTGTAGAAGGTATTCGTATATATCCGGACATAGTAAAGGTTAAAGTTGCTCTTGACAATGGAGATATAGTAGGGTTTGATGCAACACCTTATTACATGTCACATACAGAGAGGAAACTTGAAAAACCAAAACTAAAAGAAAATGAAGCACAGGAGAAGGTAAGCAAGAATTTAAAAGTGGAAACCTCAAGACTCTGCCTTATTCCGCTGGAATCAGGCAAGGAAGTATTAGCATATGAATTCAAAGGAACATATGGCGGGGATATGTTCTATGTATATATAAACGCATTAAATGGAAGGGAAGAGAAAATATTAAAAGTAATCAAAACCGACCAGGGCAATCTTACAATGTAA
- the pckA gene encoding phosphoenolpyruvate carboxykinase (ATP), with translation MYNLEDINIINTKNIYYNLSVSRLIEEIIRRNEGILVDNGAININTGKYTGRSPKDKFIVDEPEVHNEIWWENNEAISIENFEKLYNRVTAYLQNRDLFIFDGFVGADPSYRLPIRLINEYAYQNLFGHQLFIRPTDEELKTHKAEFTIITVPGFNTIPGLDGVNSEAFIVISFTKKIIIIGSTQYAGEIKKSVFSVMNYLMVKHGIMPMHCSANVGKDKDTALFFGLSGTGKTTLSADSERFLIGDDEHGWSDNGIFNFEGGCYAKCINLSKEKEPQIWNAIKFGTILENVVYDDNTRKLDYSSKAITENTRAAYPIDYIPGAVLSGIGGHPKTIVFLTADAFGVLPPISRLSKEQAMYYFISGYTSKLAGTERGITIPEATFSACFAAPFLPLHPMVYAKLLGEKIDKYNSKVYLINTGWSGGPYGIGKRIDLAYTRSMVSAALRGDLNNVKYIKDPVFNLSIPKSCPNVPYEILNPINTWKDKEAYNLQAKNLARKFFENINSYNIIPEEIKNAGPKA, from the coding sequence TTGTATAATCTTGAGGATATTAATATAATAAATACAAAAAATATATATTATAACCTTTCTGTATCAAGGCTAATTGAAGAAATTATCAGAAGAAATGAAGGGATACTTGTAGATAATGGTGCGATAAATATTAATACAGGGAAATATACAGGACGCTCGCCTAAGGATAAATTCATTGTTGATGAACCTGAGGTGCATAACGAAATATGGTGGGAAAATAATGAGGCTATATCAATAGAAAATTTTGAAAAGTTGTATAACAGGGTTACAGCATATCTGCAAAATCGCGATTTATTTATTTTTGACGGATTTGTCGGAGCAGACCCTTCTTACAGGTTGCCTATACGGCTTATTAATGAATATGCATATCAGAATCTCTTTGGGCATCAGTTATTTATACGTCCTACAGATGAAGAATTAAAAACGCATAAAGCAGAATTTACAATAATTACTGTTCCGGGTTTTAATACGATACCGGGTCTGGATGGGGTTAATTCTGAAGCATTTATAGTTATAAGCTTTACAAAAAAAATTATAATTATTGGAAGTACGCAATATGCCGGTGAAATAAAAAAATCAGTATTCTCAGTTATGAATTATCTGATGGTTAAACATGGTATCATGCCTATGCACTGTTCCGCCAATGTTGGAAAAGATAAGGATACTGCTCTCTTTTTTGGTCTATCTGGTACAGGAAAGACAACATTATCCGCAGATTCTGAAAGATTCTTAATTGGCGATGATGAGCATGGTTGGTCGGATAATGGAATATTCAACTTTGAAGGCGGATGCTATGCAAAGTGTATAAATCTTTCAAAAGAAAAAGAACCGCAAATATGGAATGCAATAAAATTTGGTACAATTTTGGAAAATGTTGTTTATGACGATAATACCAGAAAATTAGATTACAGCAGCAAAGCAATTACAGAAAATACAAGAGCGGCTTATCCGATAGATTATATACCGGGTGCTGTACTCTCCGGCATAGGTGGACATCCGAAGACGATTGTTTTTCTCACAGCAGATGCTTTTGGTGTATTGCCTCCAATATCGAGATTATCAAAAGAACAAGCTATGTATTATTTTATATCAGGCTATACCAGCAAATTGGCAGGAACGGAAAGAGGAATAACAATTCCAGAAGCGACATTTTCAGCATGTTTTGCCGCACCGTTCCTTCCCCTTCATCCAATGGTTTATGCAAAATTACTTGGTGAAAAAATTGATAAATATAATTCAAAGGTATATCTTATAAATACAGGATGGTCAGGAGGACCGTACGGCATAGGTAAGCGTATAGACTTGGCATACACAAGGTCAATGGTAAGTGCTGCACTGAGAGGTGACCTGAACAATGTCAAATATATCAAAGACCCTGTATTTAATCTGTCAATACCAAAATCATGCCCGAATGTACCATATGAAATTCTAAATCCGATAAATACATGGAAAGATAAAGAGGCTTATAATCTTCAGGCAAAAAATCTTGCAAGGAAATTTTTCGAAAATATTAACAGTTATAATATTATACCAGAAGAAATAAAAAATGCAGGTCCTAAAGCATGA
- the ligD gene encoding non-homologous end-joining DNA ligase, translating into MSMMDERISPMLASSGEPFENPDWIYEIKWDGSRTIAFLSDKTRLQDRRLVDITYQFPDLSLLHKHIKAREAILDGELIVLKNGKPSYKSIMSRKYQQNLIKINLLSKTMPAVFITWDILYLDGKPLIELPLIERKSYLKKVFKQSEIVKISDFIFEHGKILFEETGKKGLEGVMAKKADSKYLIGKRSRLWLKLKHFIVLNAVIIGYRTDKTALILGLYDDENNLIQIGSCESGLSNKELSAFYEVIDNIKVLDDYYKYKEKNVQWLKPILTCKVRFMEWSENMKMRAPSFIQFEHNVRPEECRFE; encoded by the coding sequence ATGTCAATGATGGATGAAAGAATATCCCCTATGCTGGCATCATCTGGTGAACCATTTGAAAATCCTGATTGGATATATGAAATAAAGTGGGACGGCTCCAGAACAATCGCTTTTCTTTCAGATAAAACGCGCCTTCAGGATAGAAGGCTTGTTGATATAACTTATCAATTTCCTGATCTATCATTACTTCACAAACATATAAAAGCAAGAGAAGCAATACTTGACGGTGAGCTTATTGTTTTAAAAAACGGGAAACCCAGCTATAAAAGCATTATGTCAAGAAAATATCAGCAAAATTTAATAAAAATAAATCTTTTAAGCAAAACAATGCCCGCTGTTTTTATAACCTGGGACATACTATATCTCGACGGCAAACCACTTATTGAGTTGCCATTGATTGAAAGAAAATCCTACCTGAAAAAAGTATTTAAACAAAGCGAAATTGTGAAAATATCTGATTTTATATTTGAACACGGAAAAATCCTTTTTGAAGAAACGGGTAAAAAGGGTCTCGAAGGAGTTATGGCCAAAAAAGCTGATTCAAAATATTTGATAGGCAAAAGAAGCAGGCTTTGGCTAAAACTCAAGCACTTTATTGTATTAAATGCTGTTATTATTGGATACAGAACGGATAAGACTGCTCTTATTTTAGGACTTTATGATGATGAAAATAATCTGATACAGATCGGAAGCTGTGAATCCGGTCTATCTAATAAAGAACTATCGGCATTTTATGAAGTTATAGATAATATAAAAGTTTTAGATGATTATTACAAATATAAAGAAAAAAATGTACAGTGGTTAAAACCAATACTTACATGCAAAGTCAGGTTTATGGAATGGTCTGAAAATATGAAGATGAGAGCTCCTTCTTTCATTCAATTTGAGCATAATGTCAGGCCTGAAGAATGCAGATTTGAATAA